The following are encoded in a window of Salvia miltiorrhiza cultivar Shanhuang (shh) unplaced genomic scaffold, IMPLAD_Smil_shh fragScaff_scaffold_8_1, whole genome shotgun sequence genomic DNA:
- the LOC131003179 gene encoding secreted RxLR effector protein 161-like has protein sequence MPVECGIKLSKNDGGEKVDPTLFKSLVGSLRYLTCTRPDILYATGLVSRYMENPTTTHFKAAKRILRYLKGTLNYGLFYSNTHDYKLVGYSDSDWAGDNDDRKSTSGFVFFMGDTAFTWMSKKQPIVTLSTCEAEYVAATSSVCHAVWLRSLLEELGWPQKEPTTICVDNKSAIALSKNPVFHNRSKHIDTRFHYIRECIAKKEVQVEYVKSQDQVADIFTKPLKYEDFIKFRSLLGMTNQV, from the coding sequence ATGCCAGTGGAATGcgggataaaattatccaagaaTGATGGAGGAGAAAAGGTGGACCCGACATTGTTCAAGAGCTTGGTTGGAAGTTTACGGTACTTAACTTGCACAAGGCCAGACATTCTTTATGCGACAGGACTCGTGAGTCGCTATATGGAGAATCCAACCACTACGCATTTTAAGGCGGCAAAGAGAATTCTTCGCTACCTCAAAGGTACGCTCAACTACGGCCTATTCTATTCAAATACTCATGATTATAAGCTTGTTGGCTATAGTGATAGTGACTGGGCCGGAGACAATGACGATCGGAAGAGTACGAGCGGGTTCGTATTTTTTATGGGAGACACCGCTTTCACCTGGATGTCCAAGAAGCAACCCATAGTCACGCTATCAACgtgtgaagctgaatatgtggctGCTACATCCAGTGTTTGCCATGCAGTTTGGCTACGGAGTTTACTGGAAGAGCTTGGATGGCCACAAAAGGAGCCAACAACGATTTGCGTGGATAATAAGTCAGCAATCGCGCTCTCAAAGAATCCGGTTTTTCATAATCGAAGTAAGCATATTGACACCCGCTTCCACTACATCAGAGAATGCATCGCAAAGAAAGAAGTTCAAGTGGAATACGTGAAATCACAAGATCAAGTTGCAGACATCTTCACAAAGCCACTCAAGTATGAAGACTTTATCAAGTTCAGAAGTTTGCTCGgaatgacaaatcaagtttaa